The genomic stretch CTTGGTCAGAAGATTGTTATTACTAAGAAATCAATTGCAGGCCTTCTGGGTATGGAACACCTAGTCAGGAAAAGAGTCTACGGAATGGATAAGAAATCTCTGTTTGTAAGAAGGACTCTGAGCAGAACCATTTACAAGACCTACTCTCCAGAAAAGGAGGAATACAAGTTTATGGATCTGTTCGACGATCTCAGAATTTGGCTTAAAATCATTCTAGGCTGCATCAATCCACGACCATCTACAAGTTCATCAGATTACTTCAATGTTGATCAAAAAGTCATAATGTTCTATATAATGATAAATCAGAAGCTTTTTCTTCCCTACATTCTATTTAACTATCTGAGAAACTCAATCACAAAGATAAGGAAGTATATCAATTCAACAAAGAAAATGCCAACATACATTCCATTTGGGCGACTCCTGTTTGATATATTTGTTGAAAGTAGTTTGATTGATTATCTGACCAAAGAAGTTAAGTTCACAGAAGATTTAGAATCAAACATTGGGGAATCCTTCAATGCTAAAACTCTAAAATCCATGAGAATGATGAAGGAAATTGGAACAACACCTTTCATGGTTCCTGACGTCAACACAATTGAAAGAATATATCTTGTTGAACATTTTCTACTGTTCACCACAGGCGAAAATCCAATATGTGTAGCCCAGCATGTCATAATGGTGGCAGCAGAAGGAAATGATCTCTCTTGCTTCAGATATGAAGACATGGCTGAAGCTGACATTCCTTACAGTGCTATTGTCAAGAAGAGGAAAATCTTGGAAGCTAAAATGGATGCTTCTGATGATCCTGGAGTTAATGAGcttgaaaggaagaagaagaagaagaagaagaagaagaagaagaagaagaagaagaagaagaataagaagaagaagaagaagaagaaggctaGTGTCAAAACACTATCTACTTTAGTAGATTTTCCAAGTAAGTCTACTTCTGGATCAATACCTGCTTATGACTTGATTAATTCATTATCATCCATCACAACACCATCCATTTTACCATATGTTTCCTCACCCATTTCTTCTCAAACCATTTCACATGTTCCTCCTTCACCTATCGATGTTAACATTCCTATCTCTGACAACCTGCCTACATCAATAGTTCAAACATGAACAACAACCACATTACCTGTCTATGCTCACACAACAAATCCATCTCTCACCATTTCAGAGGGTGAAATATCTCTCAATAATGAAATACCTACGTCATCCAATGCCTTAAACCTTCTCAAATTCGCCTTTTTCAATAAAGAAAGCAGTTCTGGTCATAAACCTCCTTTTGAAGAAGAAATACCTCAAAAGACCAACTTTGAAACATTGGAAACTCTTGTATCTGAACCACTCACAACTCCTGAATCAGTTggtctttcaaaacaaaattccACAACACAAAAAGTACCTGAATCTCTACAACCTTCTGAGCCTTCATCAAACTCATCTCTCATAATATATGAGAAACCTCTTCCCAAAACCTTGGATGAATGTGTTAATCTTTTCAGAAACAAGGTTATGAAAATGTATTCAAGTCTAAGAGCAAAAGCTGTCACAAGCACTAATCCTCAAGACTTGGATAATTTTTGGGTAATGTTTAAGAAATGGATGTCATCGGAATTTGAAAGGTTAATAGACTTCTCTCAAATGACCAGAATTGTTGATGTTCACTTGGTCACTaaaagaaaagaagcagaagaatgGGTTAGAGCCTTTGAACTTCTTGCAGCAAAACAGAGAGCATCTAAAGATATAAAAGCTGGAGAAGCCACACTTAAGGCTCTTCAAGATGCTGAAGAGGATATGCTTCGAAAAGCTAACAAAGAAGAAGCCACAAAGGCTAAGTAAGgtgaagataagaagaagaaagatgaaGTTGGTGTTATTGTTGTCTCTTCTGCTGACTCTGTCATTATTCGCTTGGAGCAAGCTTTAATTAAATCAGAGAAGAACAAGCTGGATACAAGAAAGAACAAGAAGTTTTCAAGGAAAACTTCAAAGAACAGAAAGTTGTCAATGACAATGTTCAGAACATGCTTCAAAATATTTTGGCATCTCTGAACAAATCTTTTTCACCTGGGCCTTCCAAACCATATATTCTAGGATTGTTTTTCCCTTTTGTTATCAGAACCCTAGGAATCTTATGTGTTTTTCCTTGTATGCTATGGGTGTCTTTCAAATGTTTACAACTGCTTAATTTATTAATCAAGGTTTTACTTATGATATTATCTTGCCTCTTatgttttgtcttatgtttttcacacttaatatcttttttattatgacaaaaagggggagaaaatttgGGGTTCAATTTTgatgattaataatcaattacTGAAATAAAACACTGCTTACATTTACTAACCCCATATAAACTTCTGTTTTTGTTAGAAATGTTTTGTTTTTTCAAGATGATATTATACAGCTCTAAAAGTCTAGCATCTGATTCTGAAAGCTATGATATCAATTGATAAATCAAATATTAGCAGTCATACTCTGAGAGTATTTTTGGCAATCTGACCCCGAGAATGTGATTCTGGAATCAGACTCTAAGAAGACGTCATACATAATCAGTCTCTGAGTTTTTACAAAGATCGCATTTTAAGCAACCAGGCCTTGAAGTTGACAATGAGGCTCTGAAAGACCTCACTCAGATCTAACAAGATCAAGCTCTGAAAGATTTCATTAGGTATTGTATTTTCCAAAATGGAAATCAAGCTCTGAAATGAATCTATCAATACGGTTTTGAAAATGGAAGATCTGTGGTATGAAGACTCTAAAGATAGTATTTGATCTATTGGAACTAGGGGGAGCTACCCAAGATGGTTCATAATCATGATATCTGATCTTTACCAAGTCTTTGACTCAGGGGGGGTTTCTTTTAAAGGATAAGTATTCCTTATCTTTTTCTCTctggaatttttatgattatgTAAAAAATTGTGTCCtcaaaatacatagttttgtcaccatcaaaaagggggagattgttagaacaagattggttctgCAATACGTCTcggagttttgatgataacaatgtgtgTGTGGGTATGAAAAATTTTGTTATACTAACGTTTGTTTTGTTGAGTACTAtaatacagtgggagaactgatttttagaaaatgttgcggatagcaagactcgccaccgacttttgttttatccaattggaaaggctaaaaggacaggaaagacctttgaaagattttgagttcgggggggggggggggtaggttatacaaagggaagg from Vicia villosa cultivar HV-30 ecotype Madison, WI linkage group LG4, Vvil1.0, whole genome shotgun sequence encodes the following:
- the LOC131597520 gene encoding uncharacterized protein LOC131597520 produces the protein MNHQQQEAFKFSQEYERSLNRSRSSSTVAPSTTTISPSSSTVRVPSSTVHPSSLTMPVIDENHLTQKPNQINFNIPIHKLTVLWENMVDFENLAAIGHDLRPTIHTQGWKHFFERLYGPVFENLVKDFWIQADCDNLHVVSYVLGQKIVITKKSIAGLLGMEHLVRKRVYGMDKKSLFVRRTLSRTIYKTYSPEKEEYKFMDLFDDLRIWLKIILGCINPRPSTSSSDYFNVDQKVIMFYIMINQKLFLPYILFNYLRNSITKIRKYINSTKKMPTYIPFGRLLFDIFVESSLIDYLTKEVKFTEDLESNIGESFNAKTLKSMRMMKEIGTTPFMVPDVNTIERIYLVEHFLLFTTGENPICVAQHVIMVAAEGNDLSCFRYEDMAEADIPYKGEISLNNEIPTSSNALNLLKFAFFNKESSSGHKPPFEEEIPQKTNFETLETLVSEPLTTPESVGLSKQNSTTQKVPESLQPSEPSSNSSLIIYEKPLPKTLDECVNLFRNKVMKMYSSLRAKAVTSTNPQDLDNFWVMFKKWMSSEFERLIDFSQMTRIVDVHLVTKRKEAEEWVRAFELLAAKQRASKDIKAGEATLKALQDAEEDMLRKANKEEATKAK